One segment of Chionomys nivalis chromosome 1, mChiNiv1.1, whole genome shotgun sequence DNA contains the following:
- the Cct7 gene encoding T-complex protein 1 subunit eta, whose protein sequence is MMPTPVILLKEGTDSSQGIPQLVSNISACQVIAEAVRTTLGPRGMDKLIVDGRGKATISNDGATILKLLDVVHPAAKTLVDIAKSQDAEVGDGTTSVTLLAAEFLKQVKPYVEEGLHPQIIIRAFRTATQLAVNKIKEIAVTVKKQDKVEQRKMLEKCAMTALSSKLIAQQKFFFAKMVVDAVMMLDELLQLKMIGIKKVQGGALEESQLVAGVAFKKTFSYAGFEMQPKKYKNPKIALLNVELELKAEKDNAEIRVHTVEDYQAIVDAEWNILYDKLEKIHQSGAKVILSKLPIGDVATQYFADRDMFCAGRVPEEDLKRTMMACGGSIQTSVNALVPDVLGHCQVFEETQIGGERYNFFTGCPKAKTCTIILRGGAEQFMEETERSLHDAIMIVRRAIKNDSVVAGGGAIEMELSKYLRDYSRTIPGKQQLLIGAYAKALEIIPRQLCDNAGFDATNILNKLRARHAQGGMWYGVDVNNEDIADNFQAFVWEPAMVRINALTAASEAACLIVSVDETIKNPRSTVDAPPPAGRGRGQGRLH, encoded by the exons CCCACACCAGTTATCCTATTGAAAGAGGGGACTGATAGCTCCCAAGGCATTCCTCAGCTTGTGAGTAACATCAGTGCCTGCCAGGTGATTGCTGAGGCTGTAAGAACCACACTGGGACCCCGTGGCATGGACAAGCTTATTGTGGATGGTCGAG GTAAAGCAACAATTTCAAATGATGGGGCCACAATTCTGAAACTCCTCGATGTTGTCCATCCTGCAGCAAAGACTTTAGTGGATATTGCCAAATCCCAAGATGCTGAG GTTGGTGATGGCACCACCTCAGTGACCCTGCTGGCCGCCGAGTTCCTGAAGCAGGTGAAGCCCTACGTGGAGGAAGGTTTGCACCCGCAGATCATCATCCGAGCTTTCCGCACGGCCACCCAGTTG GCTGTTAACAAAATCAAAGAGATTGCAGTGACTGTGAAGAAGCAGGATAAAGT AGAGCAGAGGAAGATGCTGGAGAAGTGTGCAATGACAGCCCTGAGCTCCAAGCTGATCGCTCAGCAGAAGTTCTTCTTCGCCAAGATGGTGGTTGATGCTGTGATGATGCTTGATGAGTTGCTGCAGCTTAAAATGATTGGCATCAAGAAAGTACAGGGTGGAGCCCTAGAG GAGTCTCAGCTGGTGGCTGGTGTTGCGTTCAAGAAGACTTTCTCTTATGCTGGGTTTGAAATGCAGCCCAAAAAGTATAAGAACCCCAAGATTGCCCTCTTAAATGTTGAGCTCGAGttgaaagcagagaaagataatGCTGAAATCAGAGTCCACACGGTGGAG GATTACCAGGCAATTGTTGATGCTGAGTGGAATATTCTCTATGACAAGTTAGAGAAGATCCATCAGTCTGGAGCCAAAGTCATCTTGTCCAAACTCCCCATTGGGGATGTGGCCACCCAGTACTTTGCTGATAGGGACATGTTCTGTGCTGGCCGCGTGCCTGAGGAGGATCTGAAGAGAACAATGATG GCCTGTGGAGGCTCAATCCAGACCAGTGTGAATGCTTTGGTGCCAGATGTGCTGGGCCACTGCCAGGTGTTTgaagagacccaaattggaggcGAGAG GTATAATTTCTTCACTGGCTGCCCTAAGGCCAAGACATGTACCATCATCCTCCGTGGTGGCGCTGAGCAGTTTATGGAAGAGACAGAACGGTCCCTGCATGATGCTATCATGATCGTGAGGAGGGCCATCAAG AATGACTCTGTGGTGGCTGGTGGTGGAGCCATTGAGATGGAGCTCTCCAAATATCTGCGGGATTACTCAAGGACCATtccagggaaacagcagctgTTAATTGGGGCATATGCCAAGGCCCTGGAAATAATTCCACGACAGCTATGTGACAATGCTGGCTTTGATGCCACGAACATCCTTAACAAGCTGCGGGCTCGGCATGCACAG GGGGGCATGTGGTATGGGGTAGACGTCAACAATGAGGACATCGCCGACAACTTCCAGGCCTTTGTGTGGGAGCCGGCCATGGTGCGCATCAACGCCCTGACAGCAGCTTCTGAAGCTGCATGCCTGATTGTATCCGTGGATGAGACTATCAAGAACCCCCGCTCCACTGTGGATGCTCCCCCACCGGCTGGCCGGGGTCGAGGCCAAGGACGCCTCCATTGA